AGCAATATTATGTACAAAAAAGCTCTGGAAGTAGACGCAGAAATATATCATTTGCATGATCCAGAACTCTTGCCGTTGGCAAGAAAATTGAAAAAGGCAGGGAAAAAAGTAATCTTTGACAGCCATGAAAACTACCCTGCGCAAATCAAGGTCAAAGGCTATATTCCGTATATACTTAGGTCAGTAATATCTGGTATTTACAAAACATACGAAACAGGAACGGCGAAAAAGATAGATGCTGTCATTACACCATGTACTTTTTTTGATGGCGTAGATATTTTTAAAGGAAGATGCAAAAAAACAGAAATAATATCAAATGCACCGTTACTCTCCGAGTTTTATGACAAATATCAAGAGGAAAAAAATGAAAATAAAGCTCCGTCCGTTTGTCATGTCGGAGGCCTGACATACAACAGAGGAATTACCCACTTGATAAAAGCTGCATACAAGGCAAACGTAAAATTGATTTTAGGCGGCAAATTCTCGCCTGCCAGTTACGAATCCGAAGTCAAACAAATGCCCGAATATTCCTCTGTTGATTACAGAGGGCACCTTACAAGAGATCAAGTATTGAAGTTATATAAGGAATCAACGATTGGCGCAGCAACGATTTTAAATATCGGACAGTACAACACAGGGGATAATTTTGCAACAAAAGTATATGAATATATGTCGATGGGATTGCCTGTAATAATAACAAAATACTCCTATGCAGAAAAAATAATTCAAAAATATAACTTCGGAATTGCAGTAAACCCCGATAATGTGGATGATATAGCCGAGGCAATAAGATACTTGATTGACAACCCGGACAAAGCAAAAGAAATGGGCAAAAACGGAAGACGGGCGGTACTGGAAGAATTTAACTGGGGAATAGAAGAAAAGAAACTGATAAGCCTGTATAGAA
The genomic region above belongs to Synergistaceae bacterium DZ-S4 and contains:
- a CDS encoding glycosyltransferase family 4 protein; the protein is MSVKVCHVTSVHPRYDTRIFIKECTSLANAGYDVTLLVADGKKDEIKNGVKIISVTGIPKSRFQRIILSSNIMYKKALEVDAEIYHLHDPELLPLARKLKKAGKKVIFDSHENYPAQIKVKGYIPYILRSVISGIYKTYETGTAKKIDAVITPCTFFDGVDIFKGRCKKTEIISNAPLLSEFYDKYQEEKNENKAPSVCHVGGLTYNRGITHLIKAAYKANVKLILGGKFSPASYESEVKQMPEYSSVDYRGHLTRDQVLKLYKESTIGAATILNIGQYNTGDNFATKVYEYMSMGLPVIITKYSYAEKIIQKYNFGIAVNPDNVDDIAEAIRYLIDNPDKAKEMGKNGRRAVLEEFNWGIEEKKLISLYRKLEMSHGVHAV